A part of Paenibacillus sp. 481 genomic DNA contains:
- a CDS encoding ABC transporter ATP-binding protein, with protein sequence MSSKSEMSGLIQVVREKKGLLLVAALFSVFSSLLQIAPFWAIYNIIKELLWNAQHMDAINKDLLMYWGGMAFVSVIAALICIYISGMSSHIAAFTILYQLRVKLTDHVAKLPMGYHTNTATGELKKIIEVSVEKIEKFIAHQLPDLVSAIVIPLLLVGYLFWLDWQLAIVLLFPIGLGFWLQTRVFASDNGKKAYRDFQYAIEEMNATGVEYVRGMPAVKVFGIPADSFLTFKTAVTRYRDISLYITNLCKTSYSLFFVITGSLVTFVIPVGILLFSGNSASQAFAITFILFLVITPSLSAPLLKLLYLGSGLREIVEGNKRIEAVFAVEPISEPLSPRIPHSFDIAFRHVSFAYEQQGSENYRPVLKDIQFVAKQGETTALVGPSGGGKSTIANLLLRFWDVSDGDITIGGVPIREMGTANLMNTVSFVFQDVHLFYDTIEENIRMGNTTASRADVIAAARTACCHEFIEKLERGYDTKIGEGGTYLSGGEAQRIAIARALLKNAPILVLDEATAYADAENETKIQQGLAGLVKGKTVLIIAHRLSTIRRAEQILVIHQGEIVEQGTHEKLLAKSGLYEKMWQAHMSAASWKLGGNRSQTMAVKMGETDV encoded by the coding sequence ATGAGTTCCAAGTCCGAAATGTCAGGTTTAATCCAAGTCGTACGCGAAAAAAAAGGGTTGTTACTGGTTGCTGCACTTTTTTCTGTCTTCTCGAGCTTGTTGCAGATCGCTCCATTTTGGGCGATTTACAACATTATTAAAGAGCTGTTATGGAATGCGCAGCATATGGATGCCATTAATAAGGATCTCCTTATGTATTGGGGCGGTATGGCTTTTGTTAGCGTGATCGCGGCCTTGATTTGCATCTATATTAGTGGCATGTCCTCTCATATTGCGGCGTTTACGATATTGTATCAGCTGCGGGTTAAACTGACTGATCATGTAGCGAAGCTGCCAATGGGCTATCATACGAACACTGCAACTGGCGAACTTAAGAAGATTATCGAGGTAAGTGTTGAAAAAATCGAGAAGTTTATTGCCCACCAGCTTCCCGATCTGGTGAGTGCGATCGTCATCCCTCTGTTGCTGGTAGGGTATTTGTTCTGGCTAGACTGGCAGTTGGCAATCGTTCTCTTGTTTCCTATCGGGCTCGGATTTTGGCTTCAGACACGAGTGTTTGCAAGCGATAACGGGAAAAAGGCGTACCGTGATTTTCAATATGCAATCGAAGAAATGAACGCCACAGGAGTAGAGTATGTCAGAGGAATGCCAGCTGTTAAAGTGTTTGGTATTCCGGCGGACTCCTTTTTAACCTTTAAGACGGCAGTAACGAGATATCGAGATATCTCCTTGTACATTACGAACTTGTGCAAAACGTCCTACAGTTTATTTTTTGTCATTACGGGCTCGTTAGTTACGTTCGTTATTCCGGTAGGCATCTTGTTGTTCAGTGGCAATTCTGCCAGTCAGGCATTTGCCATTACGTTTATTTTGTTCCTCGTCATCACCCCCAGTCTATCGGCACCATTGCTAAAGCTGCTCTATTTGGGAAGCGGGCTACGTGAAATCGTGGAAGGGAATAAACGGATTGAGGCGGTATTTGCGGTAGAACCGATAAGCGAGCCTCTTTCTCCTCGTATTCCACACTCATTCGATATCGCCTTCCGTCATGTTTCATTTGCTTACGAGCAGCAAGGGAGCGAGAACTATAGACCTGTACTAAAGGATATTCAATTTGTCGCCAAGCAGGGGGAAACGACTGCTCTGGTCGGGCCTTCCGGGGGAGGAAAATCAACGATCGCGAACTTACTACTGCGATTCTGGGATGTGTCGGATGGTGACATTACCATCGGTGGTGTTCCTATTCGTGAGATGGGAACGGCTAACTTGATGAACACCGTGTCCTTTGTGTTTCAAGACGTGCATCTGTTCTACGACACGATTGAAGAGAACATCCGCATGGGGAACACGACAGCGTCCCGAGCAGATGTCATCGCTGCGGCCCGTACCGCTTGCTGCCATGAGTTTATCGAGAAGCTGGAACGAGGCTACGATACCAAAATTGGCGAAGGCGGAACGTATTTGTCCGGCGGAGAAGCACAACGGATCGCCATTGCTCGTGCGCTGCTCAAAAATGCGCCCATTTTGGTGCTAGACGAGGCTACAGCTTATGCGGATGCTGAAAATGAAACGAAAATTCAACAAGGCTTGGCAGGTTTGGTGAAAGGGAAGACGGTTCTCATTATTGCCCATCGCTTGTCTACGATTCGCAGAGCCGAACAAATTCTCGTTATTCATCAAGGTGAAATTGTAGAGCAGGGAACGCATGAAAAGCTATTAGCTAAAAGCGGGCTGTACGAGAAGATGTGGCAAGCACATATGAGCGCGGCCTCCTGGAAACTCGGTGGAAATCGTAGTCAAACGATGGCGGTGAAAATGGGGGAGACAGATGTATAA
- a CDS encoding NAD(P)H-dependent flavin oxidoreductase, whose product MSKRLPQQMTQQLSLPVIVAPMFLISSPKMVIESCKAGLIGSFPLLNARTAEDLDDWMQQITDALYAAKAKEPGRRIAPWAVNLIVHRTNKRFETDLALIVKHQPPIVITSLGDPQPIVDVVHQYGGLVFADVSTLKHADKAAQRGVDGLVLVCSGAGGHAGAINPLAFIAEVKKTWTGITILAGSISNGQDILAAEVLGADLAYMGTRFIATTESFAHHDYQTMLIESTLDDLIYTDAISGVKGNYLIPSIRNAGLDPAKLLKKDSIDFSQLNATNAKAWKNIWSAGQGLGAIEQVASVAQVAAELKQQYKQALHQLQLTSVPD is encoded by the coding sequence TTGTCTAAACGACTACCGCAACAAATGACTCAGCAGCTCAGTTTGCCTGTTATCGTCGCCCCCATGTTCCTTATTTCTAGTCCGAAAATGGTTATCGAGAGCTGTAAAGCAGGCCTTATCGGGTCATTTCCACTTCTGAACGCTCGCACAGCCGAAGACCTTGACGACTGGATGCAGCAAATTACGGATGCGCTCTATGCGGCCAAGGCCAAAGAGCCTGGGCGCCGTATCGCTCCGTGGGCAGTTAACCTGATCGTCCACCGCACGAACAAGCGCTTCGAAACCGATTTAGCGCTTATTGTGAAACACCAGCCACCGATTGTCATTACATCGCTCGGTGATCCGCAGCCAATCGTTGACGTCGTGCATCAATATGGCGGACTCGTGTTTGCAGATGTCAGCACGCTCAAGCACGCTGACAAAGCCGCACAGCGTGGCGTGGACGGACTCGTCCTCGTATGCAGCGGCGCAGGCGGACACGCGGGGGCGATCAATCCGCTCGCCTTTATCGCCGAAGTCAAAAAAACTTGGACCGGCATCACGATCCTCGCCGGCAGCATCTCTAACGGCCAAGACATATTGGCCGCCGAAGTACTCGGTGCCGATCTCGCCTACATGGGCACACGCTTTATTGCGACGACCGAGAGCTTTGCCCATCACGATTACCAAACGATGCTGATCGAATCCACACTAGATGACCTGATTTACACCGATGCCATTAGCGGCGTAAAGGGCAATTACCTCATTCCGAGTATTCGCAATGCCGGACTCGATCCAGCCAAGCTGCTAAAAAAAGATAGCATCGATTTCTCGCAACTCAATGCCACCAACGCCAAAGCGTGGAAAAATATTTGGTCGGCTGGCCAAGGCTTAGGCGCCATTGAGCAAGTCGCATCCGTTGCACAAGTTGCAGCGGAGTTAAAGCAACAATACAAACAAGCCTTGCATCAACTGCAACTCACCAGCGTTCCTGACTAA
- a CDS encoding hotdog fold thioesterase, whose product MHQMKPLSETMLGALGIELGEITPERVTATMPVNAATHQPFGLLHGGASVALAETVASLGTWFLIDQTTEAAVGLEINANHIRSKQSGTVTAIAIPLHKGRSTMVWEIKIVDEDQHLISIARCTVAIIKQKKTLN is encoded by the coding sequence ATGCATCAAATGAAACCATTAAGCGAAACCATGCTTGGTGCCTTAGGCATCGAGCTTGGAGAAATCACACCCGAACGAGTAACGGCTACCATGCCTGTTAACGCGGCGACACACCAGCCTTTCGGGCTACTCCACGGGGGTGCGTCTGTCGCACTTGCAGAAACCGTCGCCAGCTTAGGCACGTGGTTCCTCATCGATCAAACAACCGAAGCCGCTGTCGGACTCGAAATTAACGCCAATCACATTCGCTCCAAGCAATCAGGAACGGTGACCGCCATCGCAATACCACTGCACAAAGGCCGTTCCACCATGGTCTGGGAAATCAAAATTGTGGATGAAGACCAACATCTCATCAGCATCGCCCGCTGTACCGTCGCTATTATTAAACAGAAGAAGACCCTTAACTAA
- a CDS encoding helix-turn-helix domain-containing protein produces MKLCDAFNCKLSDLIEYTPEKKDLV; encoded by the coding sequence ATAAAACTGTGTGATGCATTTAACTGTAAACTTTCTGATTTAATAGAGTATACACCTGAGAAAAAAGATTTGGTTTAA
- a CDS encoding MptD family putative ECF transporter S component yields the protein MSTQSTSLKTKDYVLIGIFSILIFIVNGIVSTLLTPVMFAAMPLISGVCLFFSAIIYLIMAIKVGKRGVILLLGLVTGLVYAIMGIPLMLPFFVAAGLLGEAVLLKGNGNQYKQVTRQSLAYASYGMLFGIGGYATIHVYGSDVLEAMFSSEMSEIMRNFAYSPMWMLGSMLFSFVLTLLGCVFASNMLKKHFMKAGMIK from the coding sequence ATGTCAACCCAGTCAACATCGTTAAAAACGAAAGACTACGTACTTATTGGGATTTTTAGCATTCTCATTTTTATCGTTAACGGAATTGTATCCACCTTACTGACGCCCGTGATGTTCGCGGCCATGCCATTAATATCGGGAGTATGTCTGTTCTTCTCGGCTATTATTTATTTGATTATGGCAATCAAAGTAGGGAAAAGAGGCGTAATCTTATTGCTAGGACTTGTCACCGGACTTGTGTATGCCATTATGGGTATTCCGTTGATGCTGCCATTCTTTGTTGCAGCGGGCTTGCTTGGCGAAGCCGTGCTGTTAAAAGGTAACGGTAACCAGTACAAGCAGGTTACACGGCAGTCTCTCGCGTATGCAAGTTATGGCATGCTGTTTGGCATTGGTGGATATGCAACTATTCACGTATACGGATCGGATGTGTTGGAAGCGATGTTCTCATCGGAAATGAGCGAAATTATGCGGAATTTTGCCTATTCTCCCATGTGGATGTTAGGAAGTATGCTCTTCTCCTTTGTATTAACTTTACTAGGATGCGTCTTTGCGTCCAACATGTTGAAGAAACATTTTATGAAAGCAGGCATGATTAAATAA
- a CDS encoding CAP domain-containing protein: MKKHMTKVVVAGALALTPVISAGAVSAAPAKEPVQVQNPNCFVNFQGFQGNKGNMDKALADLMEKYFPGMNKPGTEKPSKPSKPEVQKPEVTKPEQPSKPTNPSNNGNNENQDKNNFAQQVINLVNQERSKAGLQPLKADSQLNDVAMVKAKDMHSKNYFSHTSPTYGSPFDMMKQFGVKYNTAGENIAKGQQSPAQVMKDWMNSPGHRENIMKGQYSSIGVAYYNGVWVQLFKG, translated from the coding sequence ATGAAGAAACATATGACGAAAGTAGTCGTAGCAGGTGCCTTGGCACTAACACCAGTAATTTCTGCAGGAGCGGTATCTGCTGCACCAGCAAAAGAGCCAGTTCAAGTTCAAAACCCGAACTGCTTTGTTAATTTCCAAGGTTTCCAAGGAAACAAAGGTAACATGGATAAAGCCCTTGCTGACTTGATGGAAAAATACTTCCCGGGCATGAACAAGCCAGGTACGGAAAAGCCATCCAAGCCATCTAAGCCTGAAGTGCAAAAGCCAGAAGTTACTAAACCAGAACAACCGTCTAAGCCAACAAATCCTAGCAACAACGGTAACAACGAAAACCAAGACAAAAATAACTTTGCACAACAAGTTATCAACTTGGTTAACCAAGAGCGTTCCAAAGCAGGTCTTCAGCCATTGAAAGCTGATTCCCAATTGAACGACGTAGCTATGGTAAAAGCAAAAGACATGCATAGCAAAAACTACTTCAGCCACACTTCGCCAACTTACGGTTCGCCGTTCGATATGATGAAGCAGTTCGGCGTGAAATACAACACGGCTGGCGAGAACATCGCTAAAGGCCAACAATCTCCAGCACAAGTGATGAAGGACTGGATGAACAGCCCTGGTCACCGTGAGAACATCATGAAGGGCCAATACTCTTCTATCGGTGTAGCTTATTATAACGGAGTTTGGGTGCAATTATTCAAAGGCTAA
- a CDS encoding MarR family winged helix-turn-helix transcriptional regulator: MEPIEDCLTFLLGKASQRAYQIAKAKLQPYGVTPVQHALLHLLWEKDGQHSSELGERLRLDSATMTGLLDRLAQSELIERRPSPTDRRMNHIFLTPRSQELQAPLSICIEDTHKEALQDFTADEIAQLKGMLARFIGLHP; encoded by the coding sequence ATGGAACCGATCGAAGATTGTCTAACCTTTTTGCTCGGCAAAGCATCCCAACGTGCATATCAAATTGCTAAAGCCAAGCTGCAACCGTATGGCGTCACGCCCGTACAGCACGCACTTCTCCATCTGCTATGGGAAAAAGACGGACAGCACAGCTCCGAGCTAGGCGAACGCCTCCGACTCGACTCTGCGACCATGACCGGGTTGCTCGATCGTCTCGCGCAAAGCGAGCTTATTGAACGCCGGCCAAGTCCGACAGACCGCCGAATGAATCATATCTTTTTGACACCACGCAGTCAGGAATTGCAAGCTCCGTTATCCATTTGTATCGAAGATACGCACAAGGAAGCGTTGCAGGACTTTACAGCAGACGAAATCGCCCAGCTCAAAGGTATGCTCGCTCGATTCATTGGCCTTCATCCATAA